GGACTGCAGTACATATCAAACGCATGGGAGTGTCCCGCGGGATCGACTTCTTCGGGATAGAGGGGCTTTTCCAGGGAATAGGCGATACACCAAACTACAGAGATGAGAATAACCATAAAGACCAAGCCGCGCCGCCAGCCGTAATTCACACACATCCATAAAATCAGTCCGAGATTTAGTCCGGCCCCCAGCGTTAACAGGACAAACCCCGCCCCGATGCTATTGCCGTGCTGAAACATTGACCCCAACTGCCACATCGCCGTTAGCGGCGTGACATATGCCGGAATCGCAACCATCGTCATATTTAGGGGTGCCCGGGGATTATCATGCTCAACCTGGGTTTGCAAGGCTCCGGGCTTTAGGGCAAAACTTAGCAAGGCCACTCCCAACAAACCGACGAATATAAATTTCAGGCTGGGTCCGGCGGCCTCCCGGAGAATGGCAAGTAAAATCGCCGCCAAGCGTTGCCAGCCATGCGGCATGAGAGGTGGCTCATTCTCGGCCAGTTCCGTTTGGGAAAAGATTTTGTCCCACAGCCCCCCCACGACGGTAACCACGGCCAAAGACCCCAGGGCGAAGGCAAAAATGACAAATGGCTCCGAAAGCGTCAAACCATACAGCAAAGAAAGGGGATTAAATAAAGGCGCGGTCATGGCAAAAGCGAGCGTTGTTCCTCCCGCCAATCCCGCTAAGCGTAAACGCCGCGCGACTGGCAAAACGCCCAGGGAACACACGGGAAGCAGCATCCCGATGAGCCAGGCCTGGGGCAATTCCCGCCAGGTCCCCGCCCCAAACAACAACCGGGTCCGGCGGTGCCCCAACAAGCGGTGCAATATTCCCGCCACAAACAGCCCGATAAGCAGTGTGGGACTGGCGGCTAATAAAGCTTGCAATATTCGTAATATTCCGCCCAATAACAGTTCCAGCATCGGGCCTACCTCCGAAGTAAGACAAAAAAGATAACATTTCCGCCCGCGTTAGGGAATTTCAGTCGCTTCCACGGGGCTGGTTTCATCCGTTATGACCATAGGGCGGTAAATGGAATTCAGCCAAGAACCATCCCGATCAATTTCCATGAGGGTTGACAACAGCGCCTGGATTTCAGCTTGCGGGTATGTTGGTGGAGCGGTGGCCGCAGTTGAGGTGTTAACGGTAAAAGTCCGCCGCCAAAGGGTAAAGCGGGGCAGAAGTTCCCGGGATTGACTAACAAGCTTGCTCCAGGATTCTTCGGGGAGATCACTCTCAGCGGCTAATTCCGGCAGCCAAGCCAAGAGGTCGCCTAGTTCCGCCGCCAAGTTTTGATTCGCTTCGTTTAGTGGAATAACGGTTCCGGATAACTGGTCATGACGCGCGCGAATCGCGGGTAACAACTGGCTAAAATCAGCCGGGCGATGCCCGGGGATTTCGTGTCCATGCTGATGTTCATAATCATCCTCCGCGGCTCCCTCGATAGCCGTGGTTCCGCAGCCCGCCGCCAACAACAAGCACCAGCAACAACTAGCCAGACGCAACGAGCGACCAGCGAATAGCGTCATGGTATTAGGAAACGTACGAAGCATGGAATTAGTTACCTCGCTGGATGATGGACAGGCACGGCAACGGCCGCCAAAAGGTCCGTGATAATTGCGCTCGAGCGTGAAAAGTCGCCAAACAATCTCACCGACAAAACCGCCGCGGCGGTGTTCTGGATGTCGTCAGGGATGACAAAATCACGTTTCTGCAAGAATGCCCAGGCTTGGGACAATCGCTGCCAAAGTAGCAACCCGCGCGGGCTAAGCCCCAAGGTAACCTGTGGATGGCTGCGGGAGGCCGCCCCCAGTTCCACCAAGTAGCGTTGCAAGGGGGGGCACACAAAAATCCGGGCCACATGCCTTTGCAGGGATTGAAGTTGTTCAATCGTAATCACGGGAGCCGCCGGTTTTGCGCTTTCCGTAAGGCTCCCCACATCCGCCGCCAACATCGCGCACTCGCTTTCAAAATCGGGATAGCCAATCGCCAATTTGAGCGCGAAGCGATCTAGCTGGGCTTCGGGCAATGGATATGCTCCATGGCTTTCCACCGGATTTTGGGTGGCTATCACAAAAAAGGAATCCGGCAATCGATGTTGTGTTTTATCGATGGTCACCTGTCGCTCGGCCATCGCTTCAAACAAGGCGCTTTGGGTGCGGGGAGTAGCGCGATTAATTTCGTCGGCCAAGAGCACATCGGAAAACACAGGACCGGCCAGAAACTCAAATTCGCGGGTTTGCTGATTATAAATGTGAAATCCCGTGATATCGCTGGGTAATAAATCGGGCGTGCATTGCACGCGGGCCAAATTCCCCCCAATCGCCTGGGAGAGGGCCTTGGCCAGCGTGGTCTTGCCCAGACCGGGTAAATCCTCGATCAGTAAATGGCCGCGCGCCAGTAAACAAGCCAATACCAATTCCGTGACATGGCTTTTACCCTTGAGGGCGGCATTCAAAGCCTGTCTCAAGCCGTCAGTCAACGTTTGATATTCACACCGGGGGGTGGATTCACCCGGCGTATTTTCCGGACTAATCAAGTATGGGCGATTAACAACAGAAGCCATGGTCATACGCGCGGTTGTCCCGGATAGGATAATTGTTTGCAGCTATTCAAGTCAGGCGCGGGGCGCTGCCCGTAAATGCAGGAGGGCCATAATAGATGCCCAAACTTGACCGGAGGAGCGCACCAAAGTAATTTTGCGACCGCCAGGCAAATGACGGTGAACCTAGGCGGGTCGGCGGCAATATCGCCTCGATTTCCATATAACTTGGCTTCCGCCTGATGACGAAACCTCGTTAAGGCCTGGGTGGCGCCGCGCTTCCAACGGGGCAATCTTGCCAACCATTGCTGCAAGGTTTCCCCCGGTAAACGGGGATAGTTCCATAAACGGGCGTGCGTTTCCAAGTATTGAATCGTGAGCAGTGTTTGCGCGGAGGTGGAACGGCCGGACAGGCGAATCCTCCATAACAGATAAATTGCCAATGTAACCATACGTTTTCGACACCATAGCACCCAACATAAGATGACTCCCGCCACGCTAAATATGCCCCCATGTCGCCATATCAAGGCCTGGATGTTGGACCGCAATTCCGCCAGATAACCGGTCCAGCTGCGGGGGGGAACTGCCAATTCATAGCCGGGCGTGGGTTCCAGCGCGATCCATTCATACCCATCGGGACTCACTTCACACCACACATGCGCATCGTTGGCGGTTACCTCTGTAAATTGGTCTTTAACTTGGTACTTTTCCGGGTGGACGTAATAACCGCCAACCACGCGTGCATCGTAATGCAATCTACGGAGCAAATCAGTGGCGGCGGTGGCAAACAGATAATCCGGCCCCCGTCGGGCTTCCAATAAAAAGTATTTGGCGGCGTCGGGGGTTTCTTCTGGCACCCGGGCCTGGAAATCAAGCTGGTAGTTATTACGCAAATAATCCCGCACGGCATTGATTTGCGCATACCCCCGGGGAAGCCCGCCCGCAATCTCCGTGGCCAAGGCATCTAACAAGGGATCGGGACGCCAATTTTGCTGTTGTAATTCATGGATCGCCCTGCTTTTATTTACGACTTTTGCATCCGTAGGAGGCGAATCGGTTTTAGTGAGTGCGCGATCAATATTTCCGAAAGCGGCCCATTTAAATTTAAGAATTTTTAAATCACTATCGCTCGGTAATGCCGACCGCAGGCGAAATGCCGTCAACCGCGGCACCGTCTCGCGCTGTAGGCTCAATTGTCCATCCGGGAGCCAGCGGAACAAATCCAAACGATCGACTTGCGGAACATGCACTCCGCGAAATTGCGCGGCTGTGGGAATCCGCGGACTGGTGTAATTTAAGGTAATTACCGTGTTTTCCTGGGCATGATACTTGGACATCCAGTCAGTCGTCTGATAAATCCACGGCTTATCACCCACTTTCTTTACAAACAAGCTAAGTTCCTGGGAAGCCGGAGGACCTAACCACGACCAGACGCGGCCATCCCAGGCGTTGTATGCCTCCACCCGCAAATGCAACGGCACGCGGCCATACACATGAAATATCGCCGTCGCCGAGGTATTTTGGGTGGCAGAGGATTGCTGCCGCGGCATGCGGGGACGAACAGTATTAAATTCCCGCTGGCTTTTTTCATGGGTAGTCAAATGCCGTTCGGACATGTCTGACGACTGGGGGGGCAGTGGCATTGAACGATCGTTTTTTACGATTTTTTTCGACGGTTCGTCATAACGATCATTGAAAACGTCGTACAGGCTGGGCGAGTCCGACTCCAAAAACAATTTTGTCTCCACGGGGCCAAAGCTATTCGCCTGCGTCTCGCCTCCAACCAGCAAGTCCCCGTCATTGATGCCAGATCGGGCAAATGGGTCGGAATCGCCGGTTCCCCCGGAACTGGCAATCCACTCTAAAAGAGGTCCCCGGGGGGCAAAATTTCCCACCGCCCAGCCGGTGCCCGCGCCAATCGCCAGGATTACCGCGCACACCATTAATCCAGGGAAAATGGGACTAACCCGTGATCTTTGATCGGTGGTTCCAAAAGACAATTTTTGCCAATATGTTCCCAACAGCCACTGCATGACCGCGATAACATATAGTGCAACCAAGATGCAGGTCAGCGGGGTGTAAAATAAGACAAACGCAAAGATTACCACAAACCAACTGCAGATAACGGCCAGGACGTGATATCGCGACTGAGTTCCCAGACAGTACAAACCCAGCATAAGATTGCGCAGGCTCGCCGCATGGCGTTCCTCCACGGCGGCACCCAAATCAACCCACCCCCGCAAGAACGGCTCGATTACCCAGGGCAGCAGCGTTATCCCGACCAAGCTCCAAAAAAAGCCCCAACGAGGCTCCGGCATTTCATCCGATTGCTCGCGCGTTGGCCTAAAACACCAAATTCGATAACTGGCAAGAGCCACCGCGGATAACACGGCTTCAGGCAAGGTAAACAGCCAACTTCCTTGGCGTTGGGACAGCACAAACTGTAACAGGACAGTCGCCGTTGCAACAATCCAAATTACCGGCGTCAGCATGCCGCACCCCGCTTTCCCCGCCATGACGAACGAAGCAACGCTTTCCAGAGTTCCGGTAGTTCAGTGGCCCAATCATCCGCCGCGGATAAATGCAGGGAATTGCCAAAATGCTGACAGTGCCAGCGGGAAGTTTTTTCCACGGACTTGGGTAGATTGTCGAATACAATCACCGCCATGGCCGTATGGCGGGTTTTTTCCGGCAAATCGAGGATACCATTTTCGGCACCGATACAAATTAACATGCCTGTCCGCTCCGCGACCGACTGCCGCAGCTTCAGGAAAGCACCATCCTCCTGATAATTCACCGTGCGATGCGCGGGATCCCAGCATGCTAATTCATCGCAGAATCTCTTCAGACCATCCGGGGAGGCGATAAATGATGTACGCCAAGACCCCAATTCAATGCGTAACAGGGCGTTTTTTCCGCAAAAGGTAAGCGCTATCGCCGCTAAAAGACGTATAGCCCCCTCCAATATCCCCCCGGGGATCGTTTAAGCCTATCAGAGATTCGGGCCGCAACACCCGCAATTCCACGACATATTGGGCTACCATCTGACGTTCGCTAACAATCAATCGATCCTGTTTGGCGGTTTGAGCCCAGTGCACGGCCCGCAAGCTATCTCCATTGCGATACTCGCGGGTTCCCACGCGTTCGCCGCTAGCACCCGGGCGGTGATTGTTGGCTGTCAATCCCGATAATTTGCAGCCTTGCGAAAAGTCTGGACAAACCAGGGGCAACGGTTGGGGCCATGCCAGCAGGGTCTGCTTTACTCGAATTGGTTTACGACATTTCCATAAACCAAATGGAA
Above is a window of Pirellulales bacterium DNA encoding:
- a CDS encoding permease; this encodes MLELLLGGILRILQALLAASPTLLIGLFVAGILHRLLGHRRTRLLFGAGTWRELPQAWLIGMLLPVCSLGVLPVARRLRLAGLAGGTTLAFAMTAPLFNPLSLLYGLTLSEPFVIFAFALGSLAVVTVVGGLWDKIFSQTELAENEPPLMPHGWQRLAAILLAILREAAGPSLKFIFVGLLGVALLSFALKPGALQTQVEHDNPRAPLNMTMVAIPAYVTPLTAMWQLGSMFQHGNSIGAGFVLLTLGAGLNLGLILWMCVNYGWRRGLVFMVILISVVWCIAYSLEKPLYPEEVDPAGHSHAFDMYCSPFHQGNPQVLQKFSSSMAEALRSPDAPVAGLYGLLVILGGILRWVDPREIWESKLSELQPVKQQKNRFDVVLPPAALGGVALLGLVLFSVFGCYSYYPPVQACFQEMKNYELELFSAAVAMDLEQLEYHKEHLDDWTRRLQVGAYLRTGNVTDFQRYKAMVLRNKLELLEHAVAEGDYQEAKQYAQDVTRAYARLRKAFGLQ
- a CDS encoding MoxR family ATPase, with product MASVVNRPYLISPENTPGESTPRCEYQTLTDGLRQALNAALKGKSHVTELVLACLLARGHLLIEDLPGLGKTTLAKALSQAIGGNLARVQCTPDLLPSDITGFHIYNQQTREFEFLAGPVFSDVLLADEINRATPRTQSALFEAMAERQVTIDKTQHRLPDSFFVIATQNPVESHGAYPLPEAQLDRFALKLAIGYPDFESECAMLAADVGSLTESAKPAAPVITIEQLQSLQRHVARIFVCPPLQRYLVELGAASRSHPQVTLGLSPRGLLLWQRLSQAWAFLQKRDFVIPDDIQNTAAAVLSVRLFGDFSRSSAIITDLLAAVAVPVHHPAR
- a CDS encoding transglutaminase-like domain-containing protein, yielding MLTPVIWIVATATVLLQFVLSQRQGSWLFTLPEAVLSAVALASYRIWCFRPTREQSDEMPEPRWGFFWSLVGITLLPWVIEPFLRGWVDLGAAVEERHAASLRNLMLGLYCLGTQSRYHVLAVICSWFVVIFAFVLFYTPLTCILVALYVIAVMQWLLGTYWQKLSFGTTDQRSRVSPIFPGLMVCAVILAIGAGTGWAVGNFAPRGPLLEWIASSGGTGDSDPFARSGINDGDLLVGGETQANSFGPVETKLFLESDSPSLYDVFNDRYDEPSKKIVKNDRSMPLPPQSSDMSERHLTTHEKSQREFNTVRPRMPRQQSSATQNTSATAIFHVYGRVPLHLRVEAYNAWDGRVWSWLGPPASQELSLFVKKVGDKPWIYQTTDWMSKYHAQENTVITLNYTSPRIPTAAQFRGVHVPQVDRLDLFRWLPDGQLSLQRETVPRLTAFRLRSALPSDSDLKILKFKWAAFGNIDRALTKTDSPPTDAKVVNKSRAIHELQQQNWRPDPLLDALATEIAGGLPRGYAQINAVRDYLRNNYQLDFQARVPEETPDAAKYFLLEARRGPDYLFATAATDLLRRLHYDARVVGGYYVHPEKYQVKDQFTEVTANDAHVWCEVSPDGYEWIALEPTPGYELAVPPRSWTGYLAELRSNIQALIWRHGGIFSVAGVILCWVLWCRKRMVTLAIYLLWRIRLSGRSTSAQTLLTIQYLETHARLWNYPRLPGETLQQWLARLPRWKRGATQALTRFRHQAEAKLYGNRGDIAADPPRFTVICLAVAKLLWCAPPVKFGHLLWPSCIYGQRPAPDLNSCKQLSYPGQPRV
- a CDS encoding DUF58 domain-containing protein yields the protein MLAPQAFSLAACCLAVLGIALIWPYLSLWGLEVELAFSSRRGNAGEPVEYELWIRNRGPFSAWGLLLEENRLLPNQGQLIYGTVDYVSGWSTLKQTRIWTPNVRGEYPQTLLHISTAFPFGLWKCRKPIRVKQTLLAWPQPLPLVCPDFSQGCKLSGLTANNHRPGASGERVGTREYRNGDSLRAVHWAQTAKQDRLIVSERQMVAQYVVELRVLRPESLIGLNDPRGDIGGGYTSFSGDSAYLLRKKRPVTH